From the genome of Helicobacter pylori:
GTTTTTGAGCGGGTTTAATCAAGGGTTTGAGCTTTTTTACCGGTGGAAAAAGTTTAGGATAGAGTGGTTTAGCACCTTTGGAAGGGCTTTAGCCAATGAGCAATACATTAGAGATTTTTACGCCCCTGTCAATTACAAGCAAAAAATCAACTACGGCATGCACAATTTCAACCTCATTTACGAAAATAAATACATTAGGATCGCGCCTTTTATTTGGTTTTACCCTAAAAATTTTAACGCTCCTGGATTTGAAATCACCCATGACACAAAGTCTTATTGGAAATCTCTTTGGCGCATCCAAACGACTTTTTACGCATGGTTTCCTCTCTATAGCGATTATTTGTCTAAAGATTATTACAGAGCCGCTTTAGTGGGTAAAAAAAGCGCGAGTTTGTTTGTGTTTCAAAGAGTGAATTTCCGATCTTATCGTTTTGGCTGGAGCGTGTATAAGAATTTTGGGAATGGGAGCGTTCAATTAGGCTGGAATGGCTCGCCAGCGGATCCTTTTTATGACACTAAAGATGACACCCCTTATGAAGACGCTTATTCCAATTTTTACAACGCTAATTCCATAACGATTAACGCTTTTGTAGGGAAGAGCATTAAGAATCTTTTGGTGCAATTGTATGGGAAATTGACTTATTCCCCAAGGGCTGATGCACAAAGCTTAGGGGTTACTTTTAAATATAACCTTAAAAAACATATCTATTTAATGCTCATGTTTAATGGCTATCAAATCACGATGCATAAGGGTTATAAGGTAGGGTTTTTTACAAGCGGTTACAACCCTGATTTCGCTCAAACCATTCAAAACAGAAGCTATTTTATGAGCTCTATGAGTTATCGTTTTTAAAAAATTAAACATTCTTTCATGTTATTTTTTAAACCATGGCATACCCCTTTTAAGCGCGCTTTTATTGTATAATCTTAAAAATTTTATTAAAGGAAAAGATCAATGTCTAATCAAGAATACACCTTCCAAACTGAAATCAACCAGCTTTTGGATTTGATGATCCACTCTTTGTATTCTAATAAAGAGATTTTTTTAAGAGAGTTGATTTCTAACGCGAGCGACGCTTTGGACAAGCTGAATTATTTAATGCTGACCGATGAGAAATTAAAAGGGCTGAATATCACGCCTAGCATTCATTTGAGTTTTGATAGCCAGAAAAAAACCTTAATGATTAAAGATAATGGTATAGGCATGGATAAAAACGATCTCATTGAACATCTAGGCACGATCGCTAAATCAGGAACGAAGAGTTTTTTAAGCGCTTTGAGTGGGGATAAGAAAAAAGATAGTGCCTTGATTGGCCAATTTGGCGTGGGCTTTTATTCAGCGTTTATGGTAGCGAGCAAGATTGTTGTTCAAACCAAAAAGGTAAATAGCGATCAAGCTTATGCATGGGTGAGCGATGGTAAGGGCAAGTTTGAAATCAGCGAGTGCGTCAAAGAGGAGCAAGGCACAGAAATCACTCTCTTTTTAAAAGATGAAGATTCTCATTTTGCGAGCCGTTGGGAGATTGATAGCGTTGTTAAAAAGTATTCTGAGCATATCCCTTTCCCTATTTTTTTAACTTACACCGATACGAAATACGAGGGCGAAGGGGATAATCAAAAAGAAATTAAAGAAGAAAAATGCGATCAGATCAATCAAGCGAGCGCTTTATGGAAAATGAATAAGAGCGAGTTAAAAGACAAAGATTACAAAGAGTTTTACCAATCGTTTGCGCATGATAACAGCGAACCTTTGAGCTATATCCATAATAAAGTGGAAGGCTCTTTAGAATACACAACGCTTTTTTACATTCCTAGCAAAGCGCCCTTTGACATGTTTAGGGTGGATTATAAAAGCGGGGTCAAACTTTATGTTAAAAGGGTGTTTATCACTGATGATGACAAAGAATTGCTACCGTCTTATTTGAGGTTTGTTAAAGGCGTGATTGACAGCGAAGATTTACCCTTAAATGTGAGCCGTGAAATCTTGCAGCAAAACAAGATTTTAGCCAATATCCGTTCGGCTTCAGTGAAAAAGATTTTAAGCGAGATTAAGCGCTTGAGCAAGGATGAAAAAAATTACCATAAATTCTATGAGCCTTTTGGGAAAGTGCTAAAAGAAGGCTTGTATGGGGATTTTGAAAACAAAGAAAAACTTTTAGAATTGTTAAGATTCTATTCTAAAGACAAAGAAAAATTGGTTTCTTTAAAAGAATACAAAGAAAATTTAAAAGAAAATCAAAAAAGCATTTACTACCTTTTAGGCGAAAATTTAGACTTACTAAAGGCGTCCCCGCTTTTAGAAAAATACGCTCAAAAAGGCTATGATGTTTTGTTATTGAGCGATGAAATTGATGCGTTTGTGATGCCAGGCGTGAATGAATACGATAAAACGCCCTTTAAAGACGCTAGCCATAGCGAGAGCCTAAAAGAGCTTGGTTTGGAAGAAATCAACGATGAGGTAAAAGATCAGTTTAAAGATTTAATGAAAGCGTTTGAAGAAAACCTTAAAGATGAGATTAAAGGCGTAGAGCTTTCTAACCATCTCACTTCAGCGGTGGCTTTAATAGGCGATGAACAAAATGCGATGATGGCTAATTGGATGCGCCAAATGGGGCAAAGCGTGCCTGAAAACAAGAAAACTTTAGAATTAAACCCTAACCATGCGATTTTGCAAAAACTCTTAAAATGCGAAGATAAAGAGCAGTTGAGCGCTTTTATCTGGTTGCTTTATGATGGGGCAAAGCTTTTAGAAAAAGGGGCTTTAAAAGACGCTAAAAGCTTTAACGAACGCCTAAATAGCGTGCTATTGAAAGCGTTGTAGGGGGTAAAACCCTTTAAGGGTTTGAATAAACTAGCTTAAACCCTTCAGGCACTAATCTAAAAACGGCAATGAATGGGTGCGATAAGAACTTATTATGATTAAAAGATTAATTCGTGGGGTTTATGCTTTCATTAAAACATTAAAAAGCGTAAAAGCCAGCTAAAGTTTAGCTTAACTTCATTAAAACTAAAGTTCTATTTTTAATTCCTTAAGAGCGTCGCATGCTTCTTTAACGCCTGATTTACAACCTTTTTTAAAGTTTTCTACCGCTTGCTTTTCGTCCTTTGCTGTGCCTTGGGCGTTGTATTGCATAACCCCTAAATTATAACACCCCCTACCATCATTCAACTCGCAAGCTTTAGAATAACGAACGATAGCCTCCTTAAAATTCTTTGCTATACCATATATGTATCCTGCGTTAATACACCCCGGGCTATCTTTTAAATCGCAAGCTTTTTCATACAAATCAAGAGCCTTTCTTGAATCCTTAGGCGTGCCTAAGCCATGATGGTATAAGCTTCCTAATACCATACACCCTTCAGCATGGTTTAGTTCACAAGATTTAGAGTAATATTGTGAGGCTTTTTTGGCGTCTTTAGAAACGCCTTGCCCATTATAGTATAAATTGCCTAATAGGCGGCACCCATAACCATCATTCAATTCACAACCTTTAGTGTAAAATTGAATGGCTTTTTTCAAGTCTTTCCCCACTCCTTTCCCTTCTTCATAGAACGCCCCTAAAAAAACACACCCAAAGCCATCTTTTAACTCACAAGCTTTTTCAAAATGCGTTTTAGCTTGAGTGAAATCTTGCTTCTTTGTGCTCTCTATGCCTAAATTAACAAGCTCTTTAGCGTCTGGCTCTGCCATTAACCCTCTCAAACACAACGCGCCCAAACACAAGACCCCAAAAAGGGTTTTTTTAACACTTCCTAGCATGATATATCTCCTATTAAAAAAATGTAATCCTTTATAATTATAATCAAATATTGACGATTAAAGCCTTATTGAACCTTTGATGAGATAAAGAAAAAATTATTTTTTTAATAACTGCGTGTCGCTTGAGTTGGATTGCTATGCTAAAAGGGATACTTCTAAAGATAGGGCTGTATTAAAAGATTTTGTTTTAAAAAATTGATTGAACCGCCACCCTTTTAAGAGTGGCTTTGGTAAAAGCCCTTAAGAAATTTAACTAAAAACAAAAGGAGCATTTCTCTATTAAAAATCGCAAACAAAAAGAGCTAAAAAATTATAGCAAGCTTTGGCTACTTTGTCAAGCATTACCCCACTCTTGTGAGAGCGCCCCTTTTTAAAGAAAGGAGCTTCCTAATTAAAGCGTTCCATTGAATGCTAACACGAAAGGCTTCGTTCTTTATAATCTGCATGGATATTTCCTACTCCAAAAAAACTAGAGATATTTTAACCTCTTTTAGCTTGAATATAGTCTAACGGCTATGCACTTACATCTTGCACCCTAAAGGACAGAGTTTTTCGCGCTGTTAGGATAAAGGTTACAATAAATGATTGCAATCACGCTAAAGCTTGAGTTGGTTTGATGATTGGTGTCAGCAAAAAAGGCGTTGGTATTAAAAGAAAAATCCTTACGCCAAAACCACTATTATACCCATTTATTTCTCGCTTAAATTCTCTAAAACCCCCAAAAACACTTTTTCTAAAAGCTCTAATTCTTTCAAGCTCACCCTTTCATCAATGGCATGGATCCTGTCATTAATAACGCCAAATTCCACCACTTCTATACCATGAGCGCTAAAAAATCGCGCATCGCTCGTGCCACCTTTGGTGTTTAAAAGGGGGGTGGTATGGCATGTCTTTAAAATATTTTCTTTTAAAACGCTGGAAAGCTTTGAATGAGAAGCCGTGATGAAAGGCGAACTGCTTGATTCTAATTCTAAAGTGTGAGGCAAATCTTTTAAAACTTTTTCTAAATATTCTTTCAAACTTTCTTTGGTGGTTTTTAAAGAATGGCGCATATTAAAAATAATTTCTACGCTTGCGGGCGTTACATTATTCGCTCCTAACCCTGCGTGCAAGTTGGTGATAACCAATTTTGAAGGGTCAAAATATTCATCGCCATCGTCTAAAAGCACTCCTGAAATCAAGGGCAAAACAGAAGCGAGCGCATCAATGGGGTTTTGGCATTTTTGCGGGTAAGCCGCATGCCCTTGAGTGCCTTTTAAAATGAGTTTGCCATTAATAGAGCCTCTTCGGCCGATTTTGATGCTATCGCCTAGGATTTTTTCGCAAGTGGGTTCAGCCACAACCGCCATATGGGGTAGCAAATCTTTTTCTTTGAGTTTTTCTAACATAAGCCTAGTGCCAAAAATCCCTGGCCCTTCTTCATCGCTTGTGAGTAAAATAGAAAGCATGAAAGGGGTTTTAGGGTTAAAATTTAAACTCGCGCTCAAAAACGCCCCCACGCCTCCTTTCATGTCTTGCGCCCCACGGCCGTATAAAAACCCCTCCTTAATAATGGGTTTAAAGGGATCGCTTTGCCAATTATCTCCAGGAGGCACGACATCAATATGCCCTGCAAAGCAAAAATGCAAGGGCTTAATATTTTCTTTTGCATGCTTTTCTTCTGCATGCTCTTTGGGGTGGTTAAAAATGCGGTATAAAAAAAGGTTTTTCACGCCATTTTCCCCACACTCTAGAGCTTTAAAAGTAG
Proteins encoded in this window:
- the dapE gene encoding succinyl-diaminopimelate desuccinylase, with protein sequence MDALEITQKLISYPTITPKECGIFEYIKSLFPTFKALECGENGVKNLFLYRIFNHPKEHAEEKHAKENIKPLHFCFAGHIDVVPPGDNWQSDPFKPIIKEGFLYGRGAQDMKGGVGAFLSASLNFNPKTPFMLSILLTSDEEGPGIFGTRLMLEKLKEKDLLPHMAVVAEPTCEKILGDSIKIGRRGSINGKLILKGTQGHAAYPQKCQNPIDALASVLPLISGVLLDDGDEYFDPSKLVITNLHAGLGANNVTPASVEIIFNMRHSLKTTKESLKEYLEKVLKDLPHTLELESSSSPFITASHSKLSSVLKENILKTCHTTPLLNTKGGTSDARFFSAHGIEVVEFGVINDRIHAIDERVSLKELELLEKVFLGVLENLSEK
- the hofA gene encoding outer membrane beta-barrel protein HofA translates to MLNQKIWLGFLALHGVFLSAFEYQVSARVGSFSRIALNQSIINSQKGIYPTGSYVTTTGALQVDSSLLPKRVENHKLGFGVGGEIGALAYDSTKFLIDEANPKAGFQPANWYYMGRWEGYLMQHSQNWTREQKAQNARPYVLYNLYLDYQYKDIFGIKLGRYPSKALFLSGFNQGFELFYRWKKFRIEWFSTFGRALANEQYIRDFYAPVNYKQKINYGMHNFNLIYENKYIRIAPFIWFYPKNFNAPGFEITHDTKSYWKSLWRIQTTFYAWFPLYSDYLSKDYYRAALVGKKSASLFVFQRVNFRSYRFGWSVYKNFGNGSVQLGWNGSPADPFYDTKDDTPYEDAYSNFYNANSITINAFVGKSIKNLLVQLYGKLTYSPRADAQSLGVTFKYNLKKHIYLMLMFNGYQITMHKGYKVGFFTSGYNPDFAQTIQNRSYFMSSMSYRF
- the hcpA gene encoding Sel1-like repeat protein HcpA, whose translation is MLGSVKKTLFGVLCLGALCLRGLMAEPDAKELVNLGIESTKKQDFTQAKTHFEKACELKDGFGCVFLGAFYEEGKGVGKDLKKAIQFYTKGCELNDGYGCRLLGNLYYNGQGVSKDAKKASQYYSKSCELNHAEGCMVLGSLYHHGLGTPKDSRKALDLYEKACDLKDSPGCINAGYIYGIAKNFKEAIVRYSKACELNDGRGCYNLGVMQYNAQGTAKDEKQAVENFKKGCKSGVKEACDALKELKIEL
- the htpG gene encoding molecular chaperone HtpG produces the protein MSNQEYTFQTEINQLLDLMIHSLYSNKEIFLRELISNASDALDKLNYLMLTDEKLKGLNITPSIHLSFDSQKKTLMIKDNGIGMDKNDLIEHLGTIAKSGTKSFLSALSGDKKKDSALIGQFGVGFYSAFMVASKIVVQTKKVNSDQAYAWVSDGKGKFEISECVKEEQGTEITLFLKDEDSHFASRWEIDSVVKKYSEHIPFPIFLTYTDTKYEGEGDNQKEIKEEKCDQINQASALWKMNKSELKDKDYKEFYQSFAHDNSEPLSYIHNKVEGSLEYTTLFYIPSKAPFDMFRVDYKSGVKLYVKRVFITDDDKELLPSYLRFVKGVIDSEDLPLNVSREILQQNKILANIRSASVKKILSEIKRLSKDEKNYHKFYEPFGKVLKEGLYGDFENKEKLLELLRFYSKDKEKLVSLKEYKENLKENQKSIYYLLGENLDLLKASPLLEKYAQKGYDVLLLSDEIDAFVMPGVNEYDKTPFKDASHSESLKELGLEEINDEVKDQFKDLMKAFEENLKDEIKGVELSNHLTSAVALIGDEQNAMMANWMRQMGQSVPENKKTLELNPNHAILQKLLKCEDKEQLSAFIWLLYDGAKLLEKGALKDAKSFNERLNSVLLKAL